The genomic segment TGCTGCATTTCATCAGCCCGAATGACTACCACACGCTGCACTGCTAGAAGgcacaaaatcttctttttcATATAAGTGAAACACCAAAAACAGAAGAGAAGCAGAACTTTCTTaccctcgactgaggaggtacTGAGCTACCTCGTAGCTGCCGCTGGAGCAGGCCACCATCAGCGGGGTTTTGTAAAACTGATCTTTAACATCCACAGGAACCCCCTTAGTCAGAGCAAGATCTATGGACTCCATGTCTCCACTCATCACACAACAGTTGATATTGACATAAGTCTTCTCTGGTTTGTCTATGTACCATCCTGAGTCATTCATGACAAGATGTTCAGGTGGGTGATCACGGTCGAACCTGCGAATGTCTGAGTTGTAGGTGTATGTCTCAATCATGAAGAGGGGTGGGCCTCCGTCTGGCCGGCGGGGCATAAGATCCGCTGGGAGGGTACAAATGGGCACTGGGACAACAAATTTACCCTTCTTCTTATCTCCTTTTGCTCccttttctccctttttctttttaggaatgtaagaggagaggaggaatggTTTCTTGATGTACTTTGCACCTTTGATGAAATCATTAATTTTAACACAACCCTCCTTTTCTTTATCAAGAGCTGAGATAATTGTCTGGAGTTGATCTAGTTCAACTGGAGCTTTGAGTTCCTCCAATACTGAAATTAACGTCTCAGTGGTAACTGTGTCTGTCTTGTCTCCAAAGGCTTGCCATAATTCAGTCTCATTCTCCTGAGACCAATCGTGAAGGGTCAGGGCCCAGAGATCTGAGATGAGACGACCATCAGGGGATTCTTTGCTGTCTCCCTTTTTATTCTGTGCTTTCCTCAGTTCCTTGGCTGCAGCTTTGTGACCGGCGTCTTTGGCAATCTGACGTGGGAGCAGCCCTTCCTGGTTCTTCAGTTTGGGGTTGCAACCTGATACACAGAGCAGTTTTAGTAAGAATATAAATCGAAGTTGGAATGCCCTTatttaatgtgaaaatgtgtttcaagcAGCATTTTCTAACACCAAAAGTTGTGTTTAAGAAATACTTGACTTTGATTTCCTGGCTCTGAATGTACTATAAGAGAGATATAATCCAACAATATACAGTTACAAAAAGAGGTCAAGAGTTTCTCTTCTAATTAATTATAATCTTATGAGATATATCTTTTTATGTAATATTTGAAGATAACGTGAATATTTCACCTTAAAAAATTAATGTGAATAACAACTTTAGGGCCCTTGAGGCTTCGTAGATTATAAAGTGTGGAAGCCTTTAATCATGCTTGTGTATTTCAGGGAAGCTGTCATATCGCCACACAAGATTTTTTTGCAATATACAACTTTCCTGTTAATCTGAATTTTGCATTCAATAGAAACCACGCCCATCAGTGGATACTGCCTGGACCTCATTCATTACAACGTGTCACCCAGCTGAGTGGCTAATTGTACATAATTGTTAGTCATAGCATTGAAGTCAGGATGTGTGTTCAGTCAGCCTCTCTCTCCACACCTCTCTGTGCCAGTAATTTGCAGCAGTTTGCATCGCCGGTGGTGGCAGCGTAGTGCAGTGGTGTGCATTCATCCATGTTGACCACGCCCATGTCTGCTGAGTAAGCAGAGAGCACCTGAATCACCTGAGGAAACAAAACACCCGAGGAGCACGTTCACAAACCTCAGTCCTGACAGCAACTTCTGTAACTTGAGTTCCACACGACAgaacattatattacattacattatagaACCTAAACGCTTCAGATACAATAGGGAGCCAATCAGTGCTCTGATCAAATAGGTAGTTCAAACCTTGAATGGTCTAACAGTGTCTccacttgtgtttttattgttttcactacaacttcattatttttttcaaacagacaCAAGGCAAACAGATAAAAGACCTCAAAGCAGGCCCCGATGGCAGCATAATGCACGGCTGTGAAGCGTCTTTTGTCCAGGGCGTTGGGGTTTCCTCCCTTCTTCAAAATAGTTCTAACAACCTGGAGAGAGCCAGCTTTGGCTGCCCCCATCAATGCTGTGACACCGGTTTtctgaagaaaaggaagagaggagtcagatttaggaaaaaaaatagtatGCAGAGTAGCTTGACAAAACTATTGAAGCATCTTAAAAGAATGCTCCATTGTCTCTTTCCATAACACTACAATGTTTGACCTGATTGGTTGCATTAGGGTCCGTGCCTGCATCCAACATGTTGAGACATCTTGAAGTGCATTCCTGGGCGTTTTCACACATCAGCTGGAAGATATGGATTCCCTCATTTGACACATTGTTGACATCTGCCTGGCACCGCAGCGCCACCTGCAGGCAGCGGGTGTGGCGGTTGGTAGGGTAATTACAGTAGAACAGCACACCTGAAGTGAGCGCGAGAAAAAGGAACAGAAGTAAGAAAAATGTGTCTTTAAGGTTTTGACTTATATCAATATAAAAGCAACATCTGTTCCAGCTTCCTTATCAGCCAAGGGAAGCAGCAGGTTGGAAGCACACCCTAGGCTAtagtggtcacatgacacacaatGTAAATAATTGACGACGAGATGATTACAATCAAAGATGGATGGCTGGATAtaataaaaaagttgaaaaaacaaagtgGTAATACAAATCACATACTGGTGTCTTATTGATAAATCCCCATAACAGTCTAAGGAACAAATAAAAAGCTTATTTTTGAGCGGCGATGAGCAGGAGAAACAGTTTGACCTTTGTTAAATGTTCTAAATTGTAATTCTTTcataatttgtgattttttatAAATTCTACAAGCATCTTACATCAAGGATTTATTTCCTTTCTATAAATAACACATTGTGATTGTTTACCTAGTGACTTTCACGTGTATTTGCATCAGCCACAGGTCACAAGTAGCCAACACCCTGGAGGCGCCTAGAGTGTCATTATAATTCAAGATGTGAGGAGTGAGTGCTGGTCACCCGGCTCTCCTCCTGAGGATAACACAAATGAGTATCGACGCTCAGCCAAAGGAGGAAAAGTCTTTGCTGagtgttcagactgggccaaaCAATTACTGTGGCATGCAGGATGGTATCAGATTACTCAGATTGTTTCCCAGGAGAACATCACCATGAGTGGTTGATCTGTAATTAGATGTAGCTACGCAGactgacacacatacacctgtACACACTGCATACATTATACAAAACCCTATATCCATACCCCAAAGCACGCAAGCAACCACTGTTCTACGTAACTCCAGCTCTGTCGCTCTCtgtccttcctccctcctttaCTCACTGTCAATTACCTCACAGACAAAAGGTAATTGAGGTCATTATCGCAACTGGTTTAGAAAGGTACTGAAGAGGAATTTTACACTGGATGATTGGAGTTGTCCTGGAAACCGCCTCATCAATTTCTAAACAGAACTACCATGCATTTTCATGAGTTGTAATGCAAGGCAAGGCATTCAGAATCACATTGCTAGTCTAACTTGAGATGGAAAATACCTCGATTTGAGAAATCGACACTCCGAGCTCAAATGAGAATACATTAGTGGAAGTGAAGCTGTTCCACATAAATTATTTACTTAGTACATTCCAGCAGAAGTGAAAAAAGGTGAGATGTCGAATGCTGATCAGACCTGTCAATCTCTTTGACAGCTACTACTGGTCCAAT from the Antennarius striatus isolate MH-2024 chromosome 19, ASM4005453v1, whole genome shotgun sequence genome contains:
- the ankef1a gene encoding ankyrin repeat and EF-hand domain-containing protein 1a, which codes for MSGVIAEGHLHVQQLYRLIQCVHEGDAAQIEKMVNLGVENLVNLTEPRDGIGVLHTAVSANNQDLVSFLLSKGVNPDIQDKMGRTAVMLAAELGNDAIVALLAQSHANFRLQDAEGKGVLFYCNYPTNRHTRCLQVALRCQADVNNVSNEGIHIFQLMCENAQECTSRCLNMLDAGTDPNATNQKTGVTALMGAAKAGSLQVVRTILKKGGNPNALDKRRFTAVHYAAIGACFEVIQVLSAYSADMGVVNMDECTPLHYAATTGDANCCKLLAQRGCNPKLKNQEGLLPRQIAKDAGHKAAAKELRKAQNKKGDSKESPDGRLISDLWALTLHDWSQENETELWQAFGDKTDTVTTETLISVLEELKAPVELDQLQTIISALDKEKEGCVKINDFIKGAKYIKKPFLLSSYIPKKKKGEKGAKGDKKKGKFVVPVPICTLPADLMPRRPDGGPPLFMIETYTYNSDIRRFDRDHPPEHLVMNDSGWYIDKPEKTYVNINCCVMSGDMESIDLALTKGVPVDVKDQFYKTPLMVACSSGSYEVAQYLLSRGADVNACDQFFWTPLHHAAHAGQLELIKLLVEAGAAIDARTLNRGTPLMEAIRSSRPSCVDFLIKAGANVKAENKEEQSCLDIAKAFADSRIIELVTNKMDSLPKPKDNTKGKGGKTQKAKLAKAKSPATGDTEQARTSTATAGKTSPQKDSKSIFLQNTRITSGKTSAVDITFVPKTVWGKPPTTSQLMSKIEKRKEILSLELDFDDFMMPFSQNIQRKALELN